A section of the Quatrionicoccus australiensis genome encodes:
- a CDS encoding Maf family protein, with protein MTQPIILASTSPYRRELLARLGLSFTVANPQTDETPLPDESPESLALRLSEAKARAVASEFPDALIIGSDQVATVDGKIYGKPGNHERAVEQLRALSGKTVNFFTGLCLYNARTGQAEVRGIPTLVGFRQLNDSEIENYLRREPAYNCAGSAKSEGLGIALLSSMQGDDPNALVGLPLIALCDLLRNQGISIL; from the coding sequence ATGACCCAACCCATTATCCTCGCTTCAACCTCGCCGTATCGCCGCGAACTCCTCGCCCGCCTCGGCCTTTCTTTTACCGTTGCCAACCCGCAAACCGACGAAACGCCGCTCCCCGACGAATCGCCGGAAAGCCTCGCCCTGCGCCTCTCCGAAGCCAAGGCCCGCGCCGTGGCCAGCGAATTCCCGGACGCCCTGATCATCGGCAGCGACCAAGTCGCAACGGTCGACGGCAAAATATATGGCAAACCCGGCAACCACGAACGCGCCGTCGAGCAACTGCGCGCCCTCTCCGGCAAAACCGTCAATTTCTTCACCGGCCTCTGCCTCTACAACGCCCGCACCGGACAAGCCGAAGTACGCGGCATTCCGACCCTGGTCGGTTTCCGCCAGTTGAACGACAGCGAAATCGAAAATTACCTGCGCCGCGAACCCGCCTATAACTGTGCCGGCTCGGCCAAATCGGAAGGACTCGGTATCGCGCTGCTGAGCAGCATGCAAGGCGACGACCCGAATGCACTGGTCGGCCTGCCCCTGATCGCACTGTGCGACCTGTTGCGCAACCAGGGCATCAGCATTCTATAA
- a CDS encoding low molecular weight protein-tyrosine-phosphatase translates to MIYRVLFVCMGNICRSPTAEGVLRQFIRLNNMGDKVEVDSAGTHGYHVGEAPDSRTQRAAAVRGYNLSQLRARKVARQDLDYFDLVLAMDKNNLDNLQRLASPEQQEKIKLFMDFSKNFDDNEVPDPYYGLGHGFDLVLDMVEDAAQGLIEEIKEKLAHS, encoded by the coding sequence ATGATATATCGCGTGCTCTTTGTGTGCATGGGAAATATATGTCGCTCCCCGACGGCGGAAGGCGTCTTGCGGCAATTTATCCGGCTTAACAATATGGGTGACAAGGTCGAGGTTGATTCGGCCGGAACGCATGGCTATCACGTCGGCGAGGCGCCGGATTCGCGGACGCAGCGTGCCGCGGCCGTGCGTGGCTATAACCTTTCGCAGTTGCGGGCGCGCAAGGTGGCGCGCCAGGATCTCGATTATTTCGACCTGGTTCTCGCCATGGACAAGAACAATCTCGACAACCTGCAACGTTTGGCGAGTCCGGAGCAGCAGGAAAAGATCAAGCTGTTCATGGATTTTTCAAAAAATTTCGACGACAACGAAGTGCCTGACCCGTATTACGGGCTTGGGCATGGTTTCGATCTGGTACTTGATATGGTTGAAGATGCGGCACAGGGGTTGATCGAGGAGATCAAGGAAAAGCTGGCGCATTCCTGA
- a CDS encoding S49 family peptidase: MDNPQSPDTNSSWERKTLEKLAFASLEEQKAKRRWGIVFKALGFAYLLVVLFALVDWGAGAEHEQRHTAMVTLNGVIEAKGEANAENLIAALDAAFEEKNAVAVVLRINSPGGSPVQAGMINDEIRRLRGKYPDKPLYAVVEDMCASGGYFVAVAADKIYVNKASIVGSIGVLMDGFGFNGVMDKVGVERRLLTAGENKGFLDPFSPQVERHKAHAQTLLNDIHQQFIDVVKAGRGKRLKETPEMFSGLMWTGVQSVQMGLADDFGSIDSVARDVVQAEKVLDYSVKDNIAERFAKRLGAGAVNGLWKGVSESALGARLR; this comes from the coding sequence ATGGATAACCCCCAATCTCCCGACACGAATTCGTCCTGGGAGCGTAAAACCCTGGAAAAGCTGGCCTTTGCCTCGCTCGAAGAGCAAAAGGCGAAGCGGCGCTGGGGCATTGTCTTCAAGGCGCTCGGTTTTGCCTATCTGCTGGTCGTTCTGTTCGCGTTGGTCGATTGGGGGGCTGGCGCCGAGCATGAGCAGCGCCATACCGCGATGGTCACGCTGAATGGCGTCATCGAGGCCAAGGGCGAGGCCAATGCCGAAAATCTGATCGCCGCGCTCGATGCTGCCTTCGAGGAAAAGAACGCGGTTGCCGTTGTGTTGCGCATCAACAGTCCGGGCGGTAGTCCGGTTCAGGCCGGCATGATCAACGACGAAATCCGTCGCCTGCGCGGCAAATATCCGGATAAACCGCTTTATGCCGTGGTTGAGGATATGTGCGCTTCCGGCGGTTATTTCGTGGCTGTGGCGGCTGACAAGATTTACGTGAACAAGGCCAGCATTGTCGGCTCGATCGGCGTGCTGATGGATGGCTTCGGCTTCAATGGTGTCATGGACAAGGTTGGCGTCGAGCGCCGCCTGCTGACGGCCGGTGAAAACAAGGGCTTCCTTGATCCGTTCTCGCCGCAGGTCGAGCGCCACAAGGCGCATGCCCAGACGCTGCTTAACGACATTCACCAGCAGTTCATCGATGTCGTCAAGGCGGGCCGTGGCAAGCGCCTGAAGGAAACGCCGGAAATGTTCTCTGGTCTGATGTGGACAGGTGTGCAAAGCGTGCAGATGGGCCTAGCCGACGATTTTGGCAGCATCGACTCGGTGGCGCGCGACGTCGTGCAGGCCGAGAAGGTGCTTGATTATTCGGTCAAGGACAATATTGCCGAACGTTTTGCCAAGCGTCTCGGGGCTGGTGCGGTCAACGGCCTGTGGAAGGGTGTTTCCGAAAGCGCGCTCGGGGCGCGCCTGCGGTAA
- the uvrB gene encoding excinuclease ABC subunit UvrB has translation MIETPTNTPVACFEGSPFRLHQPFPPAGDQPEAIRLLVEGLEDGLSFQTLLGVTGSGKTYTMANVIARTGRPALVLAPNKTLAAQLYSEFKEFFPENSVEYFVSYYDYYQPEAYVPSRDLFIEKDSSINDHIEQMRLSATKSLIERRDVVIVATVSCIYGIGDRDEYHNMILTMRVGDRLDQRAIVKRLTEMQYERNDMDFHRGTFRVRGDIIDIFPAEHAEHAIRVSLFDDEIEGLQFFDPLTGHLLHKALRFTVFPASHYVTPRDTVVRAIEAIKTELRERIDFFTKNNKLVEAQRIEQRTRFDLELLDQIGFCKGIENYSRHFSGRRAGEAPPTLIDYLPADALMFIDESHVTIGQVGGMFKGDRSRKENLVDYGFRLPSALDNRPLQFNEFESHMRQTVFVSATPADYENQHAGQVVEQVVRPTGLVDPEVIVRPASTQVDDLLSEIRKRVEVGERVLVTTLTKRMSEDLTDFLADNDIKVRYLHSDIDTVERVEIIRDLRLGEFDVLVGINLLREGLDIPEVSLVAILDADKEGFLRSERSLIQTMGRAARHIHGTAILYADTVTQSMQRAIAETGRRREKQISFNLEQGITPRGVSKKIKDIIDGVYDAESAQTEQKAAQQQAAYLAMDEKSVAKEIKRLEKLMLECAKNLEFEKAAAARDDLFRLRERVFGAAPHDPDGD, from the coding sequence ATGATAGAAACCCCGACCAATACACCCGTAGCCTGCTTTGAAGGCAGTCCTTTCCGTCTGCATCAGCCGTTTCCGCCGGCCGGTGATCAGCCCGAGGCAATCCGCCTGCTCGTCGAGGGGCTGGAGGATGGTCTGTCCTTCCAGACGCTGCTTGGCGTGACCGGCTCGGGCAAGACCTACACGATGGCAAATGTGATCGCCCGGACCGGTCGACCGGCGCTGGTGCTGGCCCCGAACAAGACGCTGGCAGCGCAGTTGTACTCGGAGTTCAAGGAATTCTTTCCGGAAAACTCGGTCGAGTATTTCGTCTCCTACTACGATTATTACCAGCCGGAAGCCTATGTACCGTCGCGCGACCTGTTCATCGAGAAGGACAGTTCGATCAACGATCACATCGAGCAGATGCGCCTGTCGGCAACCAAGAGCCTGATCGAGCGGCGCGACGTGGTGATTGTCGCGACGGTGTCCTGCATCTACGGTATCGGCGATCGCGACGAGTATCACAACATGATCCTGACCATGCGCGTCGGCGACCGTCTCGATCAGCGCGCCATCGTCAAGCGCCTGACCGAAATGCAGTACGAGCGCAACGACATGGATTTCCACCGCGGAACATTCCGCGTGCGCGGCGACATCATCGACATCTTTCCGGCCGAACACGCCGAGCACGCCATCCGCGTTTCGCTGTTCGACGACGAGATCGAAGGATTGCAGTTTTTTGACCCGTTGACCGGTCATCTGCTGCACAAGGCGCTGCGCTTCACCGTGTTCCCGGCTTCGCATTACGTGACGCCGCGCGATACCGTGGTGCGCGCCATCGAGGCGATCAAGACGGAGTTGCGCGAGCGGATCGACTTCTTTACGAAGAACAACAAGCTGGTCGAAGCGCAACGTATCGAGCAGCGTACCCGTTTCGATCTCGAATTACTCGACCAGATCGGCTTCTGCAAGGGCATTGAAAACTACTCACGGCACTTTTCCGGGCGTCGCGCCGGCGAAGCGCCGCCGACCCTGATCGATTACCTGCCGGCCGATGCGCTGATGTTCATCGACGAATCGCACGTCACCATCGGCCAGGTTGGCGGCATGTTCAAGGGCGACCGCTCGCGCAAGGAGAATCTGGTCGATTACGGCTTCCGGCTGCCTTCGGCGCTCGATAACCGGCCCTTGCAGTTCAACGAATTCGAGTCGCACATGCGGCAGACGGTGTTTGTCTCGGCGACGCCGGCCGATTACGAAAACCAGCATGCCGGGCAGGTCGTCGAACAGGTGGTGCGGCCGACTGGCCTGGTCGATCCGGAAGTGATCGTGCGTCCGGCGTCGACCCAGGTCGATGACCTGCTTTCGGAAATCAGGAAGCGGGTCGAGGTCGGCGAGCGCGTTCTGGTCACGACGCTGACCAAGCGCATGTCGGAAGACTTGACGGATTTTCTTGCCGACAACGACATCAAGGTGCGTTACCTGCACTCGGATATCGATACCGTCGAGCGCGTCGAGATCATTCGCGATCTCCGCCTCGGCGAGTTCGATGTGCTGGTCGGTATCAATTTGCTGCGCGAGGGCCTTGATATTCCGGAGGTGTCGCTGGTCGCGATTCTCGATGCCGACAAGGAAGGATTTTTGCGTTCCGAGCGCTCGCTGATCCAGACCATGGGCCGGGCGGCACGTCATATCCATGGCACAGCCATCCTTTATGCTGATACAGTTACGCAATCCATGCAGCGCGCCATCGCCGAAACCGGGCGGCGGCGCGAAAAGCAGATCAGTTTCAATCTGGAGCAGGGTATTACGCCGCGCGGTGTGTCCAAGAAAATCAAGGACATCATCGATGGCGTCTACGATGCAGAATCGGCGCAGACCGAGCAGAAAGCAGCCCAGCAGCAGGCTGCCTATCTGGCCATGGATGAAAAGAGCGTTGCCAAGGAAATCAAGCGTCTGGAAAAACTGATGCTTGAGTGTGCAAAAAACCTTGAATTCGAAAAGGCGGCGGCAGCCCGCGACGACTTGTTCCGGCTCAGGGAACGGGTCTTCGGTGCGGCGCCCCACGACCCTGATGGAGACTAA
- a CDS encoding HAD family hydrolase, translating to MKYQLIVFDWDGTLLDSAGAIVSAIKASSRDLGLPEPSDERARHVIGLGLTDALRHAVPELQPERYQEMVERYRFHYLSGDNQLTLFPGVPEMLARLQAAGHILTVATGKSRLGLERALDHSGLRPLFQASRCADECHSKPHPQMLEELTAEFGVANESTVMIGDTSHDLLMASNAGVDSLAVTYGAHPHEHLLEHKPRACLHSVRELDDWLKRYA from the coding sequence ATGAAGTATCAACTGATCGTTTTTGACTGGGATGGCACGCTGCTCGATTCGGCGGGTGCCATCGTCAGCGCCATCAAGGCATCGAGCCGTGATCTCGGTTTGCCTGAGCCGAGCGACGAGCGTGCCCGGCACGTGATCGGGCTGGGGTTGACCGATGCCTTGCGGCATGCGGTGCCTGAATTGCAGCCCGAGCGCTACCAGGAGATGGTCGAGCGCTACCGTTTTCATTACCTGTCGGGGGATAATCAGCTGACGCTGTTTCCCGGTGTTCCTGAAATGCTGGCTCGCCTTCAGGCGGCCGGGCATATCCTGACGGTGGCGACCGGCAAGAGTCGTCTCGGGCTGGAGCGGGCACTGGATCATTCCGGTTTGCGCCCCTTGTTCCAGGCCTCGCGTTGTGCCGATGAATGCCATTCGAAGCCGCATCCGCAAATGCTGGAAGAGCTGACGGCGGAATTCGGCGTGGCGAACGAGTCGACCGTGATGATCGGCGATACTTCGCACGATCTGTTGATGGCCAGCAATGCCGGGGTTGATAGTCTGGCGGTGACGTACGGGGCGCATCCGCACGAACATTTGCTGGAGCATAAGCCGCGGGCCTGTCTGCACAGTGTTCGGGAGCTCGACGATTGGCTGAAGCGCTACGCCTGA
- a CDS encoding SAM-dependent methyltransferase — translation MAGTLYLIPVPLGPTAPQESLPANVLTVIHPLTHFVVEQAKTARAFLKAAGTAKPLQELLLEELNEHTKDAALDRLLEPLRAGHDIGLLSEAGCPAVADPGANLVALAQKENIRVVPLIGPSSLLLALMASGLNGQRFAFQGYLPAKEADRSKTLRELEAESRKRMQTQLFIETPYRNRAMFDAVLQTCQPATRLTVATDLTLPGESVITKTIAQWKKQTPPEIERRPTVFLLLA, via the coding sequence ATGGCCGGCACCCTCTACCTGATCCCGGTTCCGCTCGGCCCGACCGCGCCGCAGGAGTCACTCCCGGCCAATGTCCTGACGGTCATTCACCCGCTGACGCACTTCGTCGTCGAGCAAGCAAAGACGGCCCGCGCCTTCCTGAAAGCCGCCGGCACAGCAAAACCCCTGCAGGAACTCTTGCTAGAGGAACTGAACGAACACACAAAGGATGCAGCTCTCGACCGCCTGCTTGAGCCGCTGCGCGCCGGCCACGACATCGGCCTGCTTTCCGAGGCAGGCTGCCCCGCCGTCGCCGACCCAGGTGCCAACCTTGTTGCGCTGGCACAAAAGGAAAACATCCGGGTCGTGCCACTGATCGGACCATCCTCTCTTCTGCTCGCCCTGATGGCTTCGGGACTGAACGGCCAGCGCTTCGCCTTCCAGGGTTACCTGCCGGCCAAGGAAGCCGATCGCAGCAAGACCCTGCGCGAACTCGAGGCCGAATCGCGCAAGCGCATGCAGACGCAGCTGTTCATCGAAACACCTTATCGCAACCGCGCCATGTTCGATGCCGTCCTGCAAACCTGCCAGCCGGCAACCCGCCTGACCGTCGCCACCGACCTGACCCTGCCCGGCGAATCGGTCATTACCAAAACAATTGCCCAGTGGAAAAAACAAACGCCGCCCGAAATCGAGCGGCGTCCGACCGTCTTTCTGCTACTGGCCTGA
- a CDS encoding Rne/Rng family ribonuclease, which translates to MKRMLFNATQAEELRVAIVDGQKLIDLDIESAAKEQRKSNIYKGIITRIEPSLEACFVDYGADRHGFLPFKEISRSYFQPGVEVGRAKINEALKEGQELIVQVDKDERGNKGAALTTYVSLAGRYLVLMPNNPRGGGVSRRVDGDERAELRDTMDQLEVPSGMSLIARTAAIGRQAEELQWDLNYLMQLWTAIEGAAKQQSGAFLIYLEGSLVIRAIRDYFHSEIGEILIDTDEVYEQARAFMGTVMPANINRVKRYRDDVPLFSRFQIEHQIETAFVRQVNLPSGGAIVIDHTEALVAVDVNSGRATKGADIEETAFKTNLEAAEELARQLRLRDLGGLIVIDFIDMENQKNQREVENRLRDALRFDRARVQMGKISRFGLMELSRQRLRPALAETSYISCPRCTGTGHIRSTESAALHILRILEEEAMKENTGAVHVQMPVDVATFLLNEKRPDIQAIELRHKVTILLIPNIHLETPAHSITRLRHDDLNNDDVREPSYKMVDAPIEEASKPGNGKDEAAKPRQEAMIKGISPEQPAPIMPEKTVEAPAPAAAQAEAGLIAKIFSWFRSEPKVAEPAPVAQPAPKKPREGRNDGRRERGEGRDGRRNGRNKGRDEERGNRNERGERNSEKAPREESTATPSANAGERQERRPRGERKERRDRQQPAETSVDNKLNAPVTVAETANLNLPGNSGETPEAGNGEEQGARRRGRRGGRGRGERRNEAENNGANAAPAETQDKAPAVAESTEQISQEPVVVVIPAAEPAAAQPAPVAVQEAAPAAVEPVVVTVTEAAAPAAEVAVSAVEVAAPAVEVAAPVETPAAPVEAAPQAEIAPPAAEPEAAISAVTVDIVERKEIVAPAAAPVDLEKTLSESGLVLVQTTAEPLMAQPEAPVKLGRPRKQKTAAEQAQDAPLVMVETQN; encoded by the coding sequence ATGAAACGCATGCTTTTCAATGCGACACAGGCTGAAGAACTCCGTGTCGCCATTGTTGATGGTCAGAAACTGATTGACCTAGACATTGAATCAGCCGCCAAGGAACAACGTAAAAGCAACATTTACAAAGGGATCATTACCCGCATCGAACCCAGTCTCGAAGCCTGCTTCGTAGACTACGGCGCGGATCGACACGGCTTCCTGCCGTTCAAGGAAATCTCCCGTTCCTATTTTCAGCCCGGCGTCGAAGTTGGTCGTGCCAAGATCAATGAAGCCCTCAAGGAAGGTCAGGAACTGATCGTCCAGGTCGACAAGGACGAACGTGGCAACAAGGGCGCCGCCCTCACCACCTACGTATCCCTGGCCGGCCGTTACCTCGTGCTGATGCCGAACAATCCGCGCGGCGGTGGTGTTTCCCGTCGCGTCGACGGTGACGAGCGCGCCGAACTGCGCGACACCATGGATCAGCTCGAAGTGCCCAGCGGCATGAGCCTGATCGCCCGCACCGCAGCCATCGGCCGCCAGGCTGAAGAGCTGCAGTGGGACTTGAATTATCTGATGCAACTGTGGACCGCCATCGAAGGCGCCGCCAAGCAGCAGAGCGGCGCTTTCCTGATCTACCTCGAAGGCAGCCTGGTCATTCGCGCCATTCGCGACTACTTCCATTCGGAAATCGGTGAAATCCTCATCGACACCGATGAAGTATACGAACAGGCCCGCGCCTTCATGGGCACGGTGATGCCGGCCAACATCAATCGCGTCAAGCGTTACCGCGACGATGTGCCGCTCTTCTCGCGCTTCCAGATCGAACACCAGATCGAAACCGCCTTCGTCCGCCAAGTCAACCTGCCGTCCGGCGGCGCCATCGTCATCGACCACACCGAAGCACTGGTTGCAGTCGACGTGAACTCCGGTCGCGCCACCAAGGGTGCCGACATCGAAGAAACCGCGTTCAAGACCAATCTCGAAGCCGCTGAAGAACTGGCCCGCCAGCTCCGCCTGCGCGACCTGGGCGGCCTGATCGTGATCGACTTCATCGACATGGAAAACCAGAAGAACCAGCGCGAAGTCGAAAACCGCCTGCGCGATGCGCTGCGTTTCGACCGTGCCCGCGTCCAGATGGGCAAGATCAGCCGCTTCGGCCTGATGGAACTGTCGCGTCAGCGCCTGCGCCCGGCCCTCGCCGAAACCAGCTACATCTCCTGCCCGCGCTGTACCGGCACCGGCCACATCCGCTCCACCGAATCGGCTGCGCTGCACATCCTGCGCATCCTCGAAGAGGAAGCGATGAAGGAAAATACCGGCGCCGTGCATGTCCAGATGCCGGTCGATGTTGCCACCTTCCTGCTCAACGAGAAGCGCCCGGACATCCAGGCCATCGAATTGCGCCACAAGGTCACCATCCTGCTGATCCCGAACATCCACCTGGAAACGCCGGCGCATTCGATTACCCGCCTGCGCCACGACGACCTCAACAACGACGATGTGCGCGAACCGTCCTACAAGATGGTCGACGCCCCGATCGAGGAAGCCAGCAAGCCGGGCAACGGCAAGGACGAAGCTGCCAAGCCGCGCCAGGAAGCCATGATCAAGGGTATCTCGCCGGAACAGCCGGCGCCGATCATGCCGGAAAAGACGGTGGAAGCGCCGGCACCGGCAGCAGCGCAAGCTGAAGCCGGCCTGATCGCCAAGATCTTCTCCTGGTTCCGTAGCGAACCCAAGGTTGCCGAACCCGCACCGGTTGCCCAGCCGGCACCGAAAAAGCCGCGCGAAGGCCGCAATGACGGTCGTCGTGAACGCGGCGAAGGCCGTGATGGCCGCCGCAACGGGCGCAACAAGGGACGTGACGAAGAGCGCGGCAATCGCAACGAACGCGGCGAACGCAATTCGGAAAAAGCCCCGCGTGAGGAGTCGACCGCTACGCCGTCAGCCAACGCAGGCGAGCGTCAGGAACGTCGCCCGCGCGGCGAACGCAAGGAACGCCGCGATCGCCAGCAACCGGCAGAAACCAGCGTCGACAACAAGCTCAATGCCCCGGTCACTGTCGCTGAGACGGCCAACCTGAACCTGCCGGGCAATTCTGGCGAAACACCGGAAGCCGGCAACGGCGAAGAACAGGGCGCCCGTCGCCGTGGTCGTCGCGGTGGTCGCGGTCGCGGCGAGCGTCGCAATGAAGCCGAGAACAATGGCGCCAATGCTGCACCGGCCGAAACGCAGGACAAGGCTCCGGCAGTTGCCGAAAGCACAGAGCAGATCAGCCAGGAACCGGTTGTCGTCGTGATTCCGGCAGCGGAACCGGCGGCCGCCCAACCTGCCCCGGTCGCCGTTCAGGAAGCCGCACCCGCTGCTGTCGAACCGGTTGTCGTCACCGTCACCGAAGCAGCCGCTCCGGCAGCTGAAGTCGCAGTTTCGGCGGTTGAAGTCGCTGCACCTGCAGTTGAAGTCGCAGCGCCGGTGGAGACACCAGCAGCACCTGTTGAAGCCGCGCCGCAAGCTGAAATCGCTCCTCCTGCTGCAGAACCGGAAGCCGCGATTAGCGCCGTAACGGTCGACATCGTCGAACGCAAGGAAATCGTGGCACCGGCTGCTGCTCCGGTTGACCTGGAAAAGACTCTCTCCGAAAGCGGCCTGGTCCTCGTGCAAACCACGGCGGAACCGCTCATGGCCCAACCGGAAGCTCCGGTCAAGCTGGGTCGTCCGCGCAAGCAGAAGACGGCCGCAGAACAGGCTCAGGACGCACCGCTGGTCATGGTGGAAACGCAAAACTAA
- a CDS encoding RluA family pseudouridine synthase — protein MNDAGNNSVTHVVIGEEEEGQRLDNYLIRRCKGVPKSHLYRILRSGEVRVNSRRVDATYRLCAGDNLRIPPIRIAERPQNEVDEAAKQRVDLPIIYEDEALLVIDKPEGIAVHGGSGVSFGVIEALRRQRPLAKFLELAHRLDRETSGILLVGKKRLALTALHDMFREHGAGADKRYLVLVKGRWMNNTQHVKLPLYKYLTEGGERRVMVRDDGKASHTVFRLLARWPEMSLLEAQLKTGRTHQIRVHLAHLGFPILGDEKYGEFALNKNLKREGLKRMALHAWRMAFRHPLTAAPLECVAPLPGSIGDYIAAVDAKKTREFTAENLQQILGKEL, from the coding sequence ATGAATGATGCTGGTAACAATTCGGTCACCCATGTCGTGATCGGCGAAGAAGAAGAGGGCCAGCGTCTTGACAACTATTTGATCAGACGTTGCAAGGGGGTTCCGAAGAGCCACCTTTATCGCATTTTGCGCAGTGGTGAAGTGCGCGTGAACAGCCGGCGAGTCGATGCGACTTATCGTTTGTGTGCCGGTGACAATCTGCGTATTCCGCCGATCCGCATTGCCGAGCGGCCGCAAAATGAGGTCGATGAGGCGGCCAAGCAGCGCGTCGATTTGCCGATCATCTATGAAGATGAGGCGCTGCTCGTCATCGACAAGCCGGAAGGCATTGCGGTGCACGGCGGCAGCGGTGTCAGCTTCGGTGTGATCGAGGCCTTGCGCCGGCAGCGGCCCCTGGCCAAGTTCCTTGAGCTGGCGCACCGCCTCGATCGCGAAACTTCGGGCATTCTGCTGGTTGGCAAGAAGCGTCTGGCGCTGACCGCGCTGCACGACATGTTCCGCGAGCACGGGGCCGGTGCTGACAAGCGTTACCTCGTGCTGGTCAAGGGGCGCTGGATGAACAACACGCAGCACGTCAAGCTGCCGCTGTACAAGTATCTGACCGAAGGTGGTGAGAGGCGCGTCATGGTGCGCGATGACGGCAAGGCGTCGCACACGGTTTTTCGTCTGCTGGCGCGCTGGCCGGAGATGAGTCTGCTCGAGGCGCAATTGAAGACTGGGCGCACGCACCAGATCCGGGTGCATCTCGCGCATCTCGGTTTCCCGATTCTCGGCGACGAGAAGTACGGGGAATTCGCCCTCAACAAGAATCTCAAGCGCGAGGGGCTGAAGCGCATGGCGCTGCACGCTTGGCGCATGGCCTTCCGGCATCCGCTGACGGCGGCGCCGCTGGAGTGCGTGGCGCCCTTGCCGGGCAGTATCGGTGACTATATCGCAGCGGTCGACGCGAAAAAAACACGCGAATTCACCGCCGAAAACCTGCAACAAATTCTCGGGAAAGAACTCTGA
- a CDS encoding Rieske (2Fe-2S) protein codes for MAEALRLICAGSEVVEAGRGFRFLVERYGQPANAFVIRHHGQVFAYFNECAHVPAQLDWQPGEFFDHSKLYLICSIHGALYAPDTGRCLGGRCGKKGLKPLPVREIQGQIYLELENSHG; via the coding sequence TTGGCTGAAGCGCTACGCCTGATTTGCGCTGGCAGCGAGGTGGTCGAGGCGGGCCGGGGATTTCGTTTCTTGGTCGAGCGTTACGGCCAGCCGGCTAACGCTTTTGTCATTCGCCATCATGGGCAGGTTTTTGCCTATTTCAACGAATGTGCGCATGTTCCGGCGCAACTGGACTGGCAGCCCGGCGAGTTCTTCGATCATTCCAAGCTATACTTGATTTGCTCGATTCATGGCGCGCTTTATGCTCCGGATACGGGCAGGTGCCTTGGTGGACGCTGTGGTAAAAAGGGGCTTAAGCCCCTGCCGGTACGCGAAATCCAGGGGCAGATTTATTTAGAACTGGAAAACAGTCATGGATAA